One genomic segment of Humidesulfovibrio mexicanus includes these proteins:
- a CDS encoding fluoride efflux transporter FluC, with protein MQKHLVLGLAGAAGTLARFWLGGVVQRLAGEAFPLGNFVVNVSGCLFFGFVYAIVESRSGLPGELRLYALTGFMGAYTTFSTYMFESVALMQHGQWLSAGINLAGQTALGVACMVAGLALGRFF; from the coding sequence ATGCAAAAGCACCTGGTGCTTGGCTTGGCCGGGGCCGCTGGCACATTGGCCAGATTCTGGCTCGGCGGGGTGGTGCAGCGTTTGGCTGGCGAGGCGTTTCCGCTCGGCAACTTCGTGGTGAACGTGAGTGGCTGCCTGTTTTTCGGGTTCGTGTATGCAATAGTGGAAAGCAGAAGCGGCCTGCCGGGGGAACTGCGCCTCTATGCGTTGACCGGGTTCATGGGCGCGTACACCACGTTTTCCACCTACATGTTCGAGTCCGTCGCCCTCATGCAGCACGGGCAGTGGCTTTCTGCCGGGATCAACCTGGCCGGGCAGACCGCGCTTGGCGTGGCGTGCATGGTGGCCGGACTGGCACTTGGCAGATTTTTCTAG
- a CDS encoding class IV adenylate cyclase: MGIETELKFIDADHVALRALLAEQGATPHGAGFESNVVFDDPSGGLKAKGILLRLREFCGRHILTAKTPVNAPGPAKTCREDETEVTDAVATSAIFADLGLIPALRYEKFRESWSFMDCEVCLDTLPFGRFVEIEGGEQDILACAAALGLDLDKASRETYHELNRQWRLCTGLAPDPSFVFDEASRRELGLG; encoded by the coding sequence ATGGGCATTGAAACCGAGTTGAAATTCATCGACGCCGACCATGTCGCGCTGCGCGCGCTCCTGGCCGAACAGGGCGCTACGCCCCACGGCGCTGGGTTCGAGTCCAATGTTGTGTTCGACGATCCCAGTGGTGGGCTCAAGGCGAAGGGCATCCTGCTGCGCCTGCGCGAATTTTGCGGACGCCACATCCTTACCGCCAAAACCCCGGTCAATGCGCCAGGACCGGCCAAGACCTGCCGCGAAGACGAAACCGAGGTGACCGATGCCGTGGCGACTTCCGCAATTTTCGCCGACTTGGGCCTCATCCCTGCCCTGCGCTACGAAAAATTCCGGGAATCATGGTCGTTTATGGACTGCGAGGTCTGCCTGGACACGCTTCCATTTGGGCGATTTGTGGAGATCGAGGGCGGGGAACAGGATATTCTCGCCTGTGCGGCCGCGCTGGGTCTGGACCTGGACAAGGCCAGCCGCGAAACCTACCATGAGCTCAACCGGCAGTGGCGTCTGTGCACCGGCCTGGCGCCCGACCCCTCCTTTGTGTTCGATGAAGCCTCCCGGAGGGAGCTTGGCCTGGGGTGA
- a CDS encoding ATP-dependent Clp protease adaptor ClpS codes for MSGSTETRQAPGLDFESETREPRRYKVLLHNDDYTTMEFVVHVLKRVFHKAEPEAMRIMLAVHKQGLGMCGVYTAEVAETKVDTVHTMAKAAGYPLRASLEEV; via the coding sequence ATGAGCGGATCAACGGAAACCAGGCAGGCTCCTGGCCTGGACTTCGAAAGCGAGACGCGGGAGCCGAGGCGCTACAAGGTGCTGCTCCACAACGACGACTACACCACCATGGAATTTGTGGTGCATGTGCTCAAGCGCGTGTTCCACAAGGCGGAGCCGGAGGCCATGCGCATCATGCTGGCCGTGCACAAGCAGGGACTTGGCATGTGCGGCGTGTACACGGCGGAGGTAGCCGAAACCAAGGTGGACACGGTTCACACCATGGCCAAGGCCGCAGGGTATCCACTGCGGGCCAGCCTTGAGGAGGTTTGA
- the clpA gene encoding ATP-dependent Clp protease ATP-binding subunit ClpA, translating to MLSKGLEAVLTSAFHEVRRRRHEYLTLEHLLYAMIHEPVGSNILDACGANVERLRSQLEGFFRDHMDALPPDADTEVVQTLSVRRVMQRAVWQKESSGKDLVEVGDVIAAMFEEEDSFAVHFLTSQGVSRLDVLEYISHGLRDPDGMETKRDEGFGPGDDPLERPARHQDGPQRKSALEEFTRNLTAKARDGEIDPIIGRAAELERMVQVLARRRKNNPILVGEPGVGKTALAEGLALLIAQGRVPSQFAEAKVFALDMGALLAGTKYRGDFEARLKGVLAELKREPGAILFVDEIHTIVGAGSVSGGSMDASNILKPFLASGEVRCIGSTTFEEYRNNFEKDRALSRRFQRIDLVEPSVDETVEILKGLKPYYEDFHGVVYTPPALRSAAELSSRYITERFLPDKAIDVLDEAGAQFKLSPRKNPRITVQDVERVVARMARIPARRLSGSDKDRLQGMEEEVKRVVYGQDQAVSTLCKAIRRAQAGMKQPGRPLGAFLLTGPTGVGKTELSRQLSSVMGVRFLRYDMSEYMEKHAVSRLIGAPPGYVGFDQGGLLTEAVRKTPHCVVLFDEIEKAHPDVFNILLQVMDYATLTDNTGRKADFRHAIVLMTSNAGAQELAKGGMGFSRNAQSDCKSGSIKAVERLFSPEFRNRLDAIVPFQALSREVMLLVVDKHIRELNAQLKERKVELHLTEAARVRLSVLGYDPAYGARPMARVVQAELKDAIAPELLFGSLQKGGVVLVDLAPGVDREAPVKNRGVPSGESSGDFVFAYAPHEARAVEPALAQ from the coding sequence ATGTTGAGCAAGGGGCTTGAAGCCGTACTCACCAGCGCGTTCCACGAGGTCCGCCGCCGCCGCCATGAATACCTGACCTTGGAGCATTTGCTGTACGCCATGATCCACGAACCAGTGGGCAGCAACATCCTGGATGCCTGCGGGGCGAACGTCGAGAGGCTGCGTAGCCAGCTCGAAGGATTTTTCCGCGACCATATGGACGCCCTGCCCCCGGATGCCGACACCGAGGTGGTGCAGACGTTGAGCGTACGGCGCGTGATGCAGCGGGCCGTGTGGCAGAAGGAATCCTCCGGCAAGGATCTTGTGGAGGTCGGCGACGTGATCGCGGCGATGTTCGAGGAAGAGGATTCCTTCGCCGTGCACTTCCTCACTTCCCAGGGCGTCTCGCGCCTGGACGTGCTGGAATACATCTCACACGGCCTGCGCGATCCCGACGGCATGGAGACCAAGCGGGACGAGGGCTTCGGCCCTGGGGATGACCCCCTTGAGCGTCCTGCCCGGCATCAGGACGGACCGCAACGCAAAAGCGCCCTTGAGGAGTTCACCCGCAATCTGACGGCCAAGGCCCGCGATGGGGAGATCGATCCCATCATCGGCCGCGCGGCCGAACTGGAACGCATGGTCCAGGTGCTGGCCCGCCGCCGCAAGAACAATCCCATTCTTGTGGGGGAACCTGGGGTGGGCAAGACCGCACTCGCCGAGGGCTTGGCCCTGCTCATCGCCCAGGGACGCGTCCCCTCCCAGTTCGCCGAGGCCAAGGTCTTCGCCCTGGACATGGGCGCCCTTCTTGCCGGCACCAAGTACCGCGGCGACTTTGAAGCCAGGCTCAAGGGCGTGCTTGCCGAACTCAAGCGCGAGCCGGGAGCCATCCTTTTTGTCGACGAAATCCACACCATCGTGGGCGCTGGCTCCGTGTCCGGCGGCAGCATGGACGCCTCCAACATCCTCAAGCCGTTCCTGGCCTCTGGCGAGGTGCGCTGCATCGGCTCCACCACCTTCGAGGAATACCGCAACAACTTCGAGAAGGATCGCGCGCTTTCCCGTCGCTTCCAGCGCATCGACCTTGTCGAGCCCAGCGTGGACGAAACCGTTGAGATTCTGAAAGGCCTCAAGCCCTACTACGAAGACTTCCATGGCGTGGTCTACACGCCCCCAGCCCTGCGTTCCGCGGCGGAACTGTCCTCGCGCTACATCACGGAGCGTTTCCTTCCGGACAAGGCCATAGACGTGCTGGACGAGGCCGGTGCGCAGTTCAAACTCTCCCCGCGCAAGAACCCGCGCATCACCGTGCAGGACGTCGAGCGCGTGGTGGCCCGCATGGCGCGCATCCCGGCCCGACGCCTCAGCGGCTCCGACAAGGACCGTCTGCAAGGCATGGAAGAGGAGGTAAAGCGCGTGGTGTACGGCCAGGACCAGGCCGTAAGCACCCTCTGCAAGGCGATACGGCGTGCGCAGGCGGGCATGAAGCAGCCGGGACGCCCTCTTGGCGCGTTTTTGCTCACCGGCCCCACAGGCGTGGGCAAGACGGAGCTTTCCCGGCAGTTGTCCAGCGTCATGGGGGTGCGCTTCCTGCGCTACGACATGAGCGAATACATGGAAAAGCACGCGGTCTCCCGGCTCATCGGCGCGCCTCCCGGCTATGTGGGCTTTGATCAGGGTGGGCTGCTCACCGAGGCGGTGCGCAAAACGCCGCACTGTGTTGTGCTGTTCGACGAGATCGAAAAGGCCCATCCCGACGTGTTCAACATCCTGCTGCAGGTGATGGACTACGCCACATTGACCGACAACACCGGACGCAAGGCCGACTTCCGCCATGCAATTGTGCTCATGACCTCCAACGCCGGAGCGCAGGAGTTGGCCAAAGGCGGCATGGGCTTTTCCCGCAACGCGCAAAGCGATTGCAAAAGCGGTTCGATCAAGGCCGTGGAGCGGCTCTTCAGCCCCGAATTCCGCAACCGTCTGGACGCCATCGTTCCCTTCCAGGCTCTGAGCCGCGAGGTCATGCTGCTTGTGGTGGACAAGCACATCCGCGAGTTGAACGCACAGCTCAAAGAACGCAAGGTGGAGTTGCACCTCACCGAGGCGGCGCGGGTTCGGCTCTCCGTGCTTGGGTACGACCCGGCCTACGGAGCGCGGCCAATGGCCCGTGTCGTTCAGGCGGAGCTCAAGGACGCCATTGCGCCGGAACTGCTCTTCGGGAGTCTGCAAAAGGGCGGAGTCGTTCTGGTCGACCTTGCGCCAGGAGTTGACAGGGAAGCCCCGGTCAAGAATCGCGGCGTTCCAAGCGGCGAGAGTTCGGGCGATTTCGTGTTCGCCTATGCGCCGCACGAGGCGCGGGCGGTGGAACCGGCGCTGGCCCAGTGA
- the aat gene encoding leucyl/phenylalanyl-tRNA--protein transferase — MTIYRLFDQPVFPDPEESDPDGLLAIGGDLSPRRLVTAYSLGIFPWYAEGSPILWWTPDPRLALIPSELHVPKSLRRVLNSGTFRLTLDTAFARVIRACAQTKRPNQEGTWIVPDMVLAYEKLHSLGIAHSAEVWRDGELVGGLYGVALGGAFFGESMFHAEPNASKALFVTLVRWLQSRGCELIDCQQTTAHMLRFGARELPRKAFLERLRKALRSDALTAPWGLETGI, encoded by the coding sequence GTGACCATCTACCGGCTCTTCGACCAGCCGGTGTTTCCGGACCCCGAAGAGTCCGACCCGGACGGTCTGCTGGCCATCGGCGGGGACCTCTCCCCGAGGCGGCTCGTCACGGCCTATTCCCTGGGCATCTTCCCCTGGTACGCGGAGGGATCACCCATTCTGTGGTGGACGCCCGATCCGAGGCTTGCGCTCATTCCCAGCGAACTCCATGTGCCGAAAAGCCTCAGGCGCGTGCTCAACTCCGGCACGTTTCGCCTCACCCTCGACACGGCCTTCGCCCGCGTCATCCGCGCCTGTGCGCAGACCAAACGTCCGAACCAGGAAGGCACCTGGATCGTTCCGGACATGGTGCTGGCGTACGAGAAACTGCACAGCCTCGGCATTGCCCATAGCGCGGAGGTCTGGCGGGACGGGGAACTGGTGGGGGGCCTCTACGGCGTGGCCCTTGGGGGCGCGTTTTTCGGGGAATCCATGTTTCACGCCGAACCCAACGCGAGCAAGGCCCTGTTCGTCACCCTGGTGCGCTGGCTCCAGTCACGCGGCTGCGAATTGATCGACTGCCAGCAAACCACAGCGCATATGCTGCGTTTCGGCGCACGCGAGCTGCCGCGCAAGGCGTTTCTCGAAAGGCTGCGCAAGGCATTGCGCTCCGATGCCCTGACGGCCCCCTGGGGCCTGGAGACAGGCATCTAG
- a CDS encoding protein-glutamate methylesterase/protein-glutamine glutaminase, giving the protein MGRPINVLVVDDSALVRQTLIDILQSDPDIRVVAAAADPIVAAEKLREVVPDVITLDIEMPRMDGLTFLRKLMSQHPIPVVICSSLAEEGDETTFRALEYGAVEIITKPKVGTKQFLEESRIRILDAVRAAAQSKLKLRSGASSFKVTPKLDADVMLAKAQPGANHFRTTEKVVLVGASTGGTEALLTFLQALPHDSPAIAVVQHMPEHFTAAFAKRLDGICRINVREAKDNDTLLRGQALIAPGSRHMLLKRSGTRYHVEVKDGPLVSRHRPSVDVLFRSGARYAGKNAVGVIMTGMGDDGAKGMREMFDAGAYTIAQDEASCVVFGMPQEAIKHGGVHKVLPLATIAAEVVRSCRD; this is encoded by the coding sequence GTGGGCAGGCCCATCAACGTCCTGGTCGTGGACGATTCCGCCCTGGTGCGTCAGACCCTCATCGACATATTGCAGTCCGACCCGGACATCAGGGTTGTGGCCGCAGCAGCGGATCCTATTGTCGCGGCGGAAAAACTGCGCGAAGTGGTTCCCGATGTCATTACCCTTGATATCGAGATGCCGCGCATGGATGGGCTGACGTTTTTGCGCAAGCTCATGAGCCAGCATCCCATTCCCGTTGTGATCTGCTCGTCCCTGGCTGAGGAGGGCGACGAGACCACCTTCCGCGCGCTGGAATACGGGGCCGTGGAGATCATCACGAAGCCCAAGGTTGGAACCAAACAATTCCTGGAAGAATCGCGCATCCGCATCCTTGATGCGGTGCGTGCCGCCGCCCAGTCCAAGCTGAAGCTCCGTTCCGGCGCTTCCTCCTTCAAGGTGACTCCGAAGCTCGACGCTGACGTCATGCTCGCCAAGGCCCAGCCCGGGGCAAACCACTTTCGGACCACAGAAAAGGTCGTGCTGGTCGGTGCTTCCACCGGCGGGACCGAGGCATTACTCACGTTTTTGCAGGCTTTGCCGCACGATAGCCCGGCCATAGCCGTGGTGCAGCACATGCCCGAGCATTTTACCGCGGCTTTCGCCAAGCGTTTGGACGGCATCTGTCGCATCAACGTGCGCGAGGCTAAGGACAATGACACCTTGCTGCGCGGCCAGGCGCTTATCGCGCCCGGCAGCAGGCACATGCTGCTCAAGCGCAGCGGAACACGCTATCATGTGGAAGTGAAAGACGGTCCGCTTGTTTCTCGGCATCGCCCCAGCGTTGATGTCTTGTTTCGCTCCGGCGCGAGGTATGCCGGCAAGAACGCTGTCGGCGTCATCATGACCGGCATGGGCGACGACGGCGCCAAGGGAATGCGGGAAATGTTTGATGCCGGAGCTTACACCATCGCACAGGACGAGGCCAGTTGCGTGGTCTTCGGGATGCCGCAGGAGGCCATCAAGCACGGGGGCGTGCACAAGGTGTTGCCGCTTGCCACCATTGCGGCGGAGGTGGTCCGGTCCTGTCGCGACTAG
- a CDS encoding CheR family methyltransferase produces the protein MPRQPVKTAAPGGQPKTEGLGLARMDNRIFERLSEFIKAELGIKMPSSKKTLLEARLQKRLRELCMESHEEYCSYLFSPQGMDEELVNLVDVVTTNTTDFFREPKHFGLLLDHVLPTLFDRGGSGKRVHVWSAGCSSGEEPYTLSMVLSEYARVSPGFSFNILATDISTQVLRMAVRAVYPESKIGPVPLEYRKRYLLRSKDRSRRLVRIGPEARANVRFRRLNFMEDFSLEHQLDIIFCRNVVIYFDRPTQERLFTRFCRKLAPGGFLFIGHSESLTGMNLPLEPVAPTVYRRT, from the coding sequence ATGCCCCGGCAACCCGTAAAGACAGCGGCTCCAGGGGGCCAGCCCAAGACGGAAGGCCTTGGCCTTGCGCGCATGGACAACCGCATTTTCGAACGTCTGAGCGAATTCATCAAGGCCGAGCTTGGCATCAAGATGCCCTCGTCCAAGAAGACGCTTCTTGAGGCGCGGCTCCAGAAGCGCTTGCGTGAGCTCTGCATGGAGAGCCACGAGGAATATTGCAGCTACCTTTTCAGTCCGCAAGGCATGGACGAAGAGCTTGTGAACCTTGTGGATGTCGTGACCACGAACACAACAGATTTCTTTCGTGAACCGAAACACTTCGGGTTGCTTCTGGACCATGTGCTGCCCACTCTCTTCGACCGTGGCGGCTCTGGAAAGAGAGTCCATGTCTGGAGTGCCGGCTGCTCCTCCGGGGAGGAACCCTACACCCTGTCCATGGTGCTTTCGGAATATGCACGCGTGAGCCCGGGTTTTTCGTTCAATATCCTCGCAACGGACATCAGTACCCAGGTGCTGCGCATGGCCGTGCGCGCGGTGTATCCGGAATCCAAGATCGGGCCCGTACCTCTGGAGTATCGCAAGCGCTATCTGCTGCGCAGCAAGGATCGCTCCCGCAGGCTGGTGCGCATAGGGCCGGAGGCAAGAGCCAATGTGCGCTTCCGCAGGCTGAATTTCATGGAGGATTTCAGTCTTGAGCACCAGCTTGACATCATCTTTTGTCGGAACGTCGTCATCTATTTCGACAGGCCGACCCAGGAGCGGCTCTTTACCCGTTTTTGCCGTAAGCTTGCACCCGGCGGGTTTCTGTTCATCGGCCATTCCGAAAGCCTGACCGGAATGAATCTGCCCCTTGAACCAGTAGCACCAACGGTATACAGAAGGACATAA
- a CDS encoding chemotaxis protein CheA, with protein MSDDESRAIFREEALDLLAELESTLLELEANPLNMDLVNQVFRALHTIKGSGAMFGFDEIADFTHAIEGVFDKVRNEELHISRELVSTAFAARDHILGLLNGVDELGNGSPERGQAIHVELQGLLDPLSQQPASATDSTGTVDTAVPPSMIADPDLSTSGQDSGCCGQPDDVPVTYRIRIRPRDPKVGKELNLQPIFDDLHGLGECRLRMDDSALPDLSQLDPQNLYLSWEALLTTTAAQSQILDLFFFADIDLDVDLQPVTDSAAAEAFDSGPGMQTGSADAGESVQPQHPLLTAPSEGSGTGDSTATELGPSSPQAQPAPKPQTCAAPASTQAAFPPREAAPKSMPRDGVNSLRVAADKLDTLVDLVGELVIVQAQITQIVSERGDSQLTALAEQLERLSADLRDSTLGIRMLPIGSAFSKFRRLVRDLSAELGKEIELVTRGEETELDKTVLERLGDPLVHLLRNSIDHGIDMPEERKTAGKRPQGLILLEAEHSGSEVLIRITDDGKGMDPDAIRRKAVEKGLIGPDAELPDKEALKLIFLPGFSTAAKVTSISGRGVGMDVVHKAIDSLRGAIEIASEPGRGTTITIRLPLTLAIIEGLQVQVGDGFYVIPLSLVEECVELHQKDVDPSGRKRIINLRGELVPYISLRRWFEIEGQPPDIEQIVITGVEGRRVGIVVDHVIGEHQTVIKSLGRVYRDVEGISGATIKGDGSLALILDVPRLVRSVAAEAAD; from the coding sequence ATGTCCGACGACGAAAGCCGCGCCATATTTCGGGAAGAAGCGCTTGATCTGTTGGCGGAACTTGAGTCCACGCTGCTTGAACTGGAAGCAAACCCGCTGAACATGGATCTTGTGAACCAGGTGTTCAGGGCTCTGCACACCATCAAGGGTTCCGGCGCAATGTTCGGGTTTGATGAAATTGCGGATTTCACCCATGCCATCGAGGGCGTGTTCGACAAGGTCCGCAACGAGGAATTGCACATCAGCCGGGAACTCGTCAGCACAGCCTTCGCCGCTCGCGATCACATCCTCGGCCTGCTGAACGGAGTGGACGAATTGGGCAACGGCAGCCCAGAACGCGGACAGGCCATCCACGTGGAGCTGCAAGGACTGCTTGACCCCTTGTCCCAGCAGCCCGCAAGCGCCACGGATTCGACCGGAACCGTGGATACGGCCGTGCCGCCATCGATGATCGCCGACCCAGACCTGTCAACGTCTGGGCAAGATTCGGGTTGTTGCGGCCAACCGGACGATGTCCCCGTTACGTATCGCATTCGCATCCGCCCACGTGACCCCAAGGTCGGCAAAGAGTTGAATCTCCAGCCCATATTCGATGATCTCCACGGACTTGGAGAATGCCGACTGCGCATGGACGACTCCGCTCTTCCTGATCTCTCTCAACTTGATCCCCAGAATCTGTACTTGAGCTGGGAGGCGTTGCTCACAACAACAGCGGCTCAGTCTCAAATTCTCGATTTGTTTTTCTTCGCCGATATCGACCTGGATGTTGATCTGCAGCCTGTTACGGATTCCGCCGCAGCGGAAGCTTTTGATTCCGGACCAGGGATGCAGACCGGCAGCGCAGACGCCGGAGAGTCTGTTCAGCCCCAGCACCCTCTTTTGACTGCACCGTCAGAGGGCTCTGGGACAGGGGATTCGACCGCGACGGAGCTTGGCCCGTCGTCACCGCAAGCCCAGCCTGCCCCCAAGCCCCAGACCTGTGCTGCTCCCGCATCCACGCAGGCGGCTTTTCCGCCACGCGAGGCGGCGCCCAAGTCCATGCCCAGGGACGGCGTCAACAGCCTTCGTGTCGCTGCGGACAAGCTCGACACCCTTGTCGACCTTGTGGGCGAGCTGGTCATTGTGCAGGCGCAGATAACCCAGATCGTGTCCGAGCGCGGCGATTCCCAGCTTACGGCTTTGGCGGAACAGTTGGAACGACTGAGCGCGGACCTGCGCGACAGCACCCTCGGCATCAGGATGCTGCCCATCGGATCCGCCTTCAGCAAATTCCGCCGCCTGGTGCGCGACCTCTCCGCCGAACTGGGCAAGGAAATCGAGTTGGTGACCCGCGGCGAGGAGACGGAGCTGGACAAAACCGTTCTTGAGCGGCTTGGCGACCCGCTGGTGCATTTGTTGCGCAACAGCATCGATCATGGCATCGACATGCCAGAGGAGCGCAAAACAGCAGGCAAGCGCCCCCAGGGCCTTATTCTGCTTGAGGCGGAGCATTCCGGTTCCGAGGTGCTCATCCGCATCACCGACGACGGTAAAGGCATGGACCCTGACGCCATCCGCCGCAAAGCCGTGGAAAAAGGGCTCATCGGACCGGATGCAGAGCTCCCGGACAAGGAGGCCCTTAAGCTCATCTTTCTTCCCGGCTTTTCCACTGCGGCCAAGGTCACCAGCATCTCCGGCCGCGGGGTGGGAATGGATGTCGTCCACAAGGCCATCGACTCGCTTCGTGGGGCCATCGAGATCGCCAGCGAACCAGGCCGTGGCACCACCATCACCATCCGCCTGCCGTTGACCCTGGCGATAATCGAGGGCCTGCAGGTGCAAGTGGGCGATGGCTTCTATGTCATCCCGCTTTCCCTGGTTGAGGAGTGCGTCGAATTGCACCAAAAGGATGTCGATCCCAGCGGACGCAAGCGCATCATCAACCTGCGCGGCGAATTGGTGCCGTACATCAGCCTGCGGCGTTGGTTCGAAATCGAAGGCCAGCCGCCGGACATCGAACAGATCGTCATCACCGGGGTCGAGGGACGCCGCGTGGGCATTGTCGTGGACCACGTGATTGGTGAACATCAAACGGTCATCAAGAGCCTTGGGCGCGTCTACCGCGATGTTGAAGGCATTTCCGGCGCCACCATCAAGGGGGACGGCAGTCTGGCGCTAATTCTCGACGTGCCACGACTGGTGCGTTCCGTTGCGGCCGAGGCCGCGGACTGA
- the fusA gene encoding elongation factor G → MSRKPLSSKYLQSIRNIGIIAHIDAGKTTLSERILFYSGRIHRLGEVHEGTATMDFMPEEQDRGITIASAVTSCQWRGHVVNLIDTPGHVDFTVEVERSLRVLDGAIGVFCAVSGVEPQSETVWRQSESYHVPKLAFVNKMDRLGADFDAVLTSIREKLGVVPLALQVPDGQGQDFSGVFDLLRMERLEFDADSRGAEYSRRPLTQAERERVAPRREAMLETLADAHDGIMEAYLAGQDIPAETLVAAIRQATIALKLVPVLLGSALRNCGVQPLMDAVCDFLPSPLEASPQCGVDPASGLPKSFPPDPEAPLSALVFKVVMDSGRKQSLLRIYSGHLVEGESVHNATRDCEERVARVFRLHADRREKIEIARAGEIVAAVGLRFGVTGDTLCRADNPILLEQMADYKPVISLAIEPRNAEEADKLDEVLRRYLVEDPTLSVVRDEDTGQVVLSGMGELHLEVLLERMAREHGVHPRTGKPQVVHQETVTRAAEVTEEFHRELGEALHYGAVRLAVEPLARGQGREVRVECDRMRFPQAWMEAVELGLADGLACGVLGGYPVQDVRLRVLDLPRREGESSPAGYRMAAAMALKSVLAEAGPQLLEPIMLVELIAPDAFVGEVVGLLGSKGAKIESILDRGGNKLIQAYAPLRQMFGFSTFLRSATQGRASFSMKFAKFDVLA, encoded by the coding sequence GTGAGCAGGAAACCGCTTTCTTCCAAGTATCTGCAGTCCATCCGCAACATCGGCATCATTGCGCACATAGATGCGGGCAAGACGACGCTTTCCGAACGCATTCTCTTTTATTCCGGGCGTATCCATCGACTCGGAGAAGTCCATGAAGGTACGGCCACCATGGACTTCATGCCGGAGGAGCAGGACCGCGGCATTACCATCGCCTCTGCCGTCACCTCCTGTCAGTGGCGAGGGCATGTGGTGAACCTCATCGATACGCCAGGGCATGTGGATTTCACTGTCGAGGTGGAGCGCAGCCTGCGCGTTCTGGATGGCGCCATAGGGGTCTTCTGCGCCGTGAGCGGTGTGGAGCCGCAGTCTGAGACCGTGTGGCGTCAAAGCGAGTCCTATCATGTGCCCAAATTGGCCTTTGTGAACAAGATGGACCGGCTTGGGGCTGACTTTGACGCCGTGCTTACCTCCATTCGGGAGAAGCTCGGAGTCGTGCCTCTCGCCCTGCAGGTTCCCGACGGCCAAGGACAGGATTTTTCCGGCGTGTTCGATCTGCTTCGCATGGAGCGCCTTGAGTTCGATGCGGACAGTCGCGGGGCGGAGTACAGCCGCCGACCGCTTACCCAGGCCGAACGTGAGCGCGTTGCTCCAAGACGCGAAGCCATGCTCGAAACCCTCGCGGATGCCCATGACGGGATCATGGAGGCGTACCTGGCCGGACAGGATATTCCGGCCGAGACCCTTGTGGCGGCGATTCGCCAAGCCACGATTGCGCTCAAGCTCGTGCCTGTGCTGCTGGGCTCGGCCTTGCGCAACTGCGGCGTCCAACCGCTCATGGACGCAGTATGCGATTTCTTGCCAAGTCCGCTTGAGGCATCGCCGCAATGCGGCGTTGATCCAGCCAGCGGACTGCCAAAGTCCTTTCCGCCCGATCCCGAGGCTCCGCTTTCGGCGCTGGTGTTCAAGGTCGTCATGGACTCCGGCCGGAAGCAATCACTCTTGCGAATATATTCCGGGCACCTGGTTGAGGGGGAAAGCGTGCACAACGCCACGCGCGACTGCGAAGAGCGTGTGGCGAGGGTGTTCCGACTCCACGCCGACCGCAGGGAGAAGATCGAAATCGCCCGCGCAGGCGAGATCGTGGCGGCGGTGGGGCTTCGGTTCGGCGTCACGGGGGACACCCTGTGCCGGGCGGACAATCCCATCCTCCTTGAGCAGATGGCAGACTACAAGCCGGTGATCTCCCTGGCCATCGAGCCTCGAAACGCCGAAGAGGCGGACAAGCTCGACGAGGTGCTGCGGCGCTATCTTGTGGAGGACCCGACGCTGTCCGTGGTGCGCGACGAGGATACCGGTCAGGTGGTGCTCTCCGGCATGGGCGAGCTGCATCTTGAGGTTTTGTTGGAGCGCATGGCCCGCGAGCATGGTGTGCATCCCCGGACAGGAAAGCCGCAAGTGGTGCATCAGGAAACCGTGACCCGTGCGGCCGAGGTGACAGAGGAATTCCACCGCGAGCTTGGCGAGGCGCTGCATTACGGCGCCGTGCGTCTGGCCGTGGAACCCCTTGCCCGCGGACAGGGCAGAGAGGTGCGCGTGGAATGTGACCGTATGCGTTTTCCGCAAGCCTGGATGGAGGCTGTGGAGTTGGGGCTCGCCGATGGTCTGGCGTGCGGCGTGCTTGGGGGCTACCCGGTGCAGGATGTGCGGTTGCGCGTGCTGGATCTCCCTCGCCGCGAGGGCGAATCAAGCCCGGCAGGCTACCGCATGGCTGCGGCGATGGCGCTCAAAAGCGTGCTTGCCGAAGCAGGGCCGCAGTTGTTGGAGCCGATCATGCTGGTGGAGCTCATCGCTCCTGACGCCTTTGTCGGCGAGGTCGTGGGGCTTCTTGGCAGCAAGGGGGCGAAGATCGAGAGCATTTTGGACCGAGGCGGCAACAAGCTCATCCAGGCGTACGCGCCGCTCAGGCAGATGTTCGGCTTTTCCACGTTCCTGCGTTCCGCAACGCAAGGGCGTGCTTCTTTTTCCATGAAGTTCGCCAAATTCGATGTGCTTGCCTAA